A genomic region of Oryza glaberrima chromosome 1, OglaRS2, whole genome shotgun sequence contains the following coding sequences:
- the LOC127781621 gene encoding cytochrome P450 711A1-like, producing MEISEVLGATAEWAVTLVAMAVGLLVVAYLYEPYRKVWRVPGPVPLPLIGHLHLLAMHGPDVFSVLARKHGPVFRFHMGRQPLIIVADAELCKEVGVKKFKSIPNRSMPSPIANSPIHKKGLFFIRGPRWTSMRNMIISIYQPSHLASLIPTMESFIQRASENLDGQKEITFSDLSLSLATDVIGLAAFGTDFGLSKVPVTPDDSNIDKIAADTSVEAKASSEFIKMHMHATTSLKMDLSGSLSILVGMLLPFLQEPFRQVLKRIPGMGDYKIDRVNRALKTHMDSIVAEREAAMEHDLAASQQRKDFLSVVLTARESNKSSRELLTPDYISALTYEHLLAGSTTTAFTLSTVLYLVAKHPEVEEKLLKEIDAFGPRDRVPMADDLQTKFPYLDQVVKESMRFYMMSPLLARETLEQVEIGGYVLPKGTWVWLAPGVLAKEPKNFPEPEIFRPERFDPNGEEERRRHLYAFIPFGIGPRVCIGQKFSIQEIKLSMIHLYRHYVFRHSPSMESPLEFQFAIICDFKYGVKLQAIKRHHA from the exons ATGGAAATCAGCGAGGTGCTGGGCGCAACGGCGGAGTGGGCGGTCACCTTGGTGGCCATGGCTGTGGGTCTCCTGGTGGTGGCCTACTTGTACGAGCCGTACCGGAAGGTTTGGCGCGTGCCGGGTCCCGTGCCTCTGCCGCTCATCGGCCACCTCCACCTGCTCGCCATGCACGGGCCGGATGTGTTCTCCGTGCTCGCTAGGAAGCACGGTCCTGTCTTCAG ATTTCACATGGGAAGGCAACCATTGATCATTGTGGCGGATGCGGAGCTGTGCAAGGAAGTGGGCGTGAAGAAATTCAAGAGCATTCCAAATCGAAGCATGCCCTCACCCATTGCCAATTCTCCTATCCATAAGAAAGGGTTGTTCTTCATAAG GGGGCCGAGGTGGACGTCGATGAGAAATATGATCATCTCCATCTACCAGCCGTCGCACCTGGCCAGCCTGATCCCCACCATGGAGTCGTTCATTCAGCGCGCGTCCGAGAACCTCGACGGCCAGAAGGAGATCACCTTCTCCGATCTCTCTCTCAGCCTCGCCACCGACGTGATCGGCCTCGCGGCGTTCGGCACGGACTTCGGCCTGTCAAAGGTGCCAGTCACACCTGACGACAGCAACATAGACAAGATCGCCGCTGATACCAGCGTGGAGGCTAAGGCATCATCGGAGTTCATCAAGATGCACATGCACGCGACCACATCGCTCAAGATGGACCTGTCCGGGTCGCTCTCCATACTCGTCGGTATGCTCCTACCGTTCCTCCAAGAGCCGTTCCGGCAAGTGCTCAAGAGGATTCCCGGCATGGGGGACTACAAGATCGACCGGGTCAACCGCGCGCTGAAAACACATATGGACAGCATCGTCGCCGAGAGGGAGGCGGCAATGGAGCACGATCTTGCGGCGTCGCAGCAGCGCAAGGACTTCCTGTCCGTCGTGCTCACGGCGAGGGAGTCTAACAAGTCATCGAGGGAGCTGCTCACGCCGGACTACATCAGCGCGCTCACCTACGAGCACCTCCTCGCCGGGTCGACCACGACGGCGTTCACCCTCTCCACGGTGCTCTACCTCGTCGCGAAGCAcccggaggtggaggagaagttGCTCAAGGAGATTGACGCGTTCGGCCCCCGCGACCGCGTGCCGATGGCCGACGATCTGCAGACCAAGTTCCCGTACCTTGATCAG GTTGTGAAGGAATCGATGAGATTCTACATGATGTCGCCATTGCTAGCCAGGGAAACACTTGAACAAGTCGAAATTGGAGGATATGTCCTCCCAAAG GGAACGTGGGTGTGGTTGGCACCAGGAGTGCTAGCGAAGGAACCTAAGAACTTCCCGGAACCAGAAATATTCCGGCCGGAACGGTTCGACCCCaatggcgaggaggagaggaggaggcaccTGTACGCGTTCATCCCGTTCGGGATAGGACCAAGGGTGTGCATCGGCCAGAAGTTCTCCATCCAGGAGATCAAACTGTCAATGATCCACCTCTACCGCCATTACGTGTTCCGGCACTCGCCTAGCATGGAGTCCCCTCTCGAGTTCCAGTTCGCGATCATCTGTGACTTCAAGTATGGCGTCAAGCTTCAGGCCATCAAGAGGCACCATGCGTAG
- the LOC127781631 gene encoding probable methyltransferase TCM_000336: protein MASSLLHCSDKLPFMNVETVLHMKEGLGETSYAQNSSLQRRGMDTLKSLITNSAADVYLSQMPERFAVADLGCSSGPNALCLAEDIIGSIGRICCRSSRPPPEFSVLLNDLPTNDFNTIFFSLPEFTDRLKAAAKSDEWGRPMVFLSGVPGSFYGRLFPAKSVHFVCSCSSLHWLSQVPSGLLDEMNRPINKGKMYISNTSPLAVPVAYLRQFQRDFSLFLKSRAAEVFSGGRMVLAMLGRQADGYIDRRTTFLWELLSESFASLVAQGLVEEDKVDAYNVPFYAPSIGEIEEEVRREGSFRMDYVQTYEINLSSSGDARRDGRTVSMAIRAIQESMLSHHFGPEIVDALFAKYTELVTASMEREEVKSVQIGVVLTRL, encoded by the exons ATGGCGTCCTCGTTGCTCCACTGCTCCGACAAGCTGCCGTTCATGAACGTGGAGACCGTCCTCCACATGAAGGAAGGCCTCGGCGAGACCAGCTACGCGCAGAACTCGTCGCTTCAG AGGAGGGGCATGGACACGCTGAAGAGCCTCATCACCAACTCGGCGGCGGACGTGTACCTGTCGCAGATGCCGGAGAggttcgccgtcgccgacctcgggTGCTCGTCGGGGCCGAACGCGCTGTGCCTGGCGGAGGACATCATCGGGAGCATCGGCCGCATCTGCTGCCGgtcgtcgcggccgccgccggagttcTCGGTGCTCCTCAACGACCTCCCGACCAACGACTTCAACACCATCTTCTTCAGCCTGCCGGAGTTCACCGACCGTCTCAAGGCCGCCGCCAAGTCCGACGAGTGGGGCCGCCCCATGGTGTTCCTCTCCGGCGTCCCGGGCTCCTTCTACGGCAGGCTCTTCCCGGCCAAGAGCGTTCACTTCGTCTGCTCCTGCTCCAGCCTGCACTGGCTCTCCCAG GTTCCTTCTGGGCTTCTTGACGAGATGAACAGGCCGATCAACAAGGGAAAGATGTACATATCAAACACGAGCCCCCTGGCCGTGCCAGTGGCCTACCTGAGGCAGTTTCAGAGAGACTTCAGCCTGTTCCTCAAGTCGCGCGCGGCGGAGGTCTTCTCCGGCGGCCGGATGGTCCTCGCCATGCTCGGCAGGCAGGCCGACGGCTACATCGACAGGCGTACCACCTTCCTCTGGGAGCTCCTCTCGGAGTCGTTCGCCTCCCTGGTCGCACAG GGGCTGGTCGAGGAGGACAAGGTGGACGCGTACAACGTGCCGTTCTACGCGCCGTCGATAggggagatcgaggaggaggtgaggcggGAGGGATCGTTCAGGATGGACTACGTGCAGACGTACGAGATCAACCtgagcagcagcggcgacgcgaggaGGGACGGCAGGACGGTGTCGATGGCGATCAGGGCCATCCAGGAGTCCATGCTCAGCCACCACTTCGGCCCGGAGATCGTCGACGCGCTCTTCGCCAAGTACACCGAGCTCGTCACCGCGTccatggagagggaggaggtgaaGAGCGTCCAGATTGGGGTCGTCCTCACCAGGTTGTGA
- the LOC127781603 gene encoding phosphatidylinositol/phosphatidylcholine transfer protein SFH6-like: MQRRGCCEPMGPVHERIRVTPPPLLPCPLPPPMKRKQKLLFPSPPKQKHQNIPPKSKEKQSISNEPSLSILVPLLSPRIPPPETLVHRRAARLGDSITLRGIEVGPRVGKAKMAGSIDRPSGAGFEGIVHDDDKKEWKSDEDNSEGDKKAKAVSFKNRAISAGNKFRRSLRRKRRRRVGDHVASIEDIRDVKELEAVQRFHRCLHDEGLLPERHDDYHVMLRFLKARKFDIDKAKHMWSEMLRWRKEFGADNIEEFDYSELDDILECYPQFYHGVDKEGRPVYIELIGKVDPNKLVQVTTIDRYVKYHVKESEKCLQMRFPACSIAAKRHIDSCSTILDVQGVGLKNFSKDARELIMRLQKINNDNYPETLHRLYIINAGQGFKMLWGTIKSFLDPQTASKIHVLGSKYQNKLLETIDESELPDFLGGKCRCEEHGGCIKSDKGPWKDPDIIKRVLNGEANYGRQILAISSVDGKKICYINPRHLTKKCSDASAESSSEMEDVSSPTASVNPIINPHLTPVDESKLPGNTSTSGAPPRVEDIPVVDKAVDTCAGPSTSSMAFNSDSFSLRNITMELGGLRNRITAWLIVLIVSFVAVLRSVPSRVTASLSSQAISRENGTHSSVLRRLGELEEKLQELEAKQSQMPPDREELLNGAIHRVDALEAELISTKKMLYDALMRLDELLAYADQQKNIQFRKKRFCF; this comes from the exons CctaaatcaaaagaaaaacaatcaatTTCAAACGAGCCATCTCTCTCCATTCTCGTGCCCCTCCTGTCTCCGCGCATTCCTCCGCCGGAAACCCTGGTTCATCGGCGAGCGGCGAGGCTCGGGGACTCGATTACCCTGCGAGGAATCGAGGTCGGACCGCGGGTGGGGAAGGCGAAGATGGCGGGGTCCATTGATCGGCCCT CAGGTGCAGGTTTTGAAGGCATTGTGCATGATGATGATAAGAAAGAGTGGAAATCCGATGAGGACAACTCAGAAGGTGACAAAAAGGCCAAGGCAGTCTCCTTCAAGAACCGAGCTATCAGTGCTGGAAATAAATTTAGGCGTTCCTtgagaaggaagagaagaaggagggtCGGCGACCATGTAGCCTCTATAGAGGACATAAGGGATGTCAAGGAGCTGGAAGCTGTCCAAAGATTTCACCGGTGCTTACATGATGAGGGCTTGTTGCCAGAACGTCATGATGATTATCACGTGATGTTGAG GTTCCTGAAAGCGCGAAAATTTGATATTGATAAAGCAAAACATATGTGGTCGGAAATGCTTAGATGGAGGAAGGAGTTCGGGGCTGACAACATAGAG GAATTTGACTATAGCGAATTAGATGATATTCTGGAGTGCTATCCACAATTTTACCATGGTGTGGATAAAGAGGGAAGGCCTGTCTACATAGAACTAATTGGAAAAGTTGATCCCAACAAATTAGTACAAGTCACAACTATTGACAGATATGTAAAGTATCATGTCAAGGAGTCTGAGAAGTGCTTGCAGATGAGGTTTCCAGCTTGCTCCATTGCTGCAAAAAGGCACATAGATTCGTGCAGTACTATCTTGGATGTGCAAGGAGTG GGTTTGAAGAACTTCTCAAAAGATGCAAGAGAGCTAATCATGCGACTTCAGAAGATCAACAATGACAACTATCCAGAG ACCTTGCACCGATTGTACATTATAAATGCTGGCCAAGGCTTCAAGATGTTATGGGGTACAATAAAATCATTTCTTGATCCACAAACTGCTTCGAAGATTCAT GTCCTTGGAAGCAAATACCAAAATAAGCTACTTGAAACTATTGATGAGAG TGAACTTCCAGATTTTCTGGGTGGCAAATGCAGGTGTGAAGAACATGGAGGTTGCATAAAATCAGATAAAGGTCCTTGGAAGGATCCTGACATAATAAAG AGGGTCCTTAATGGTGAAGCAAACTATGGACGGCAAATTCTTGCTATATCAAGCGTTGATGGGaagaaaatatgttatattaacCCTAGACACTTAACT AAAAAATGCAGCGATGCCTCTGCTGAGTCTAGTTCTGAAATGGAAGATGTTTCATCTCCTACAGCTTCAGTTAACCCCATCATAAACCCTCATTTGACACCCGTTGACGAG TCCAAATTGCCGGGAAATACTTCCACATCTGGTGCCCCTCCCAGAGTAGAGGACATCCCTGTTGTTGACAAGGCTGTGGACACATGCGCCGGTCCATCAACCAGCTCAATGGCTTTTAATTCAG ATTCGTTCTCGTTGAGAAACATAACGATGGAACTGGGAGGGCTTCGAAATCGAATTACTGCGTGGTTGATAGTCTTAATCGTGAGCTTTGTTGCCGTGCTTCGTTCTGTCCCAAGCAGAGTGACTGCAAGTCTATCAAGCCAGGCCATTTCCCGTG AAAACGGTACACATTCGTCTGTATTGAGACGTCTTGGTGAATTGGAGGAGAAATTACAGGAGCTTGAAGCAAAGCAATCTCAAATGCCACCGGATAGAGAGGAATTGCTCAATGGAGCCATTCACCGTGTTGATGCATTGGAAGCCGAGCTAATATCTACAAAGAAG ATGCTTTATGATGCATTGATGAGGCTGGACGAACTGCTTGCATACGCCGACCAGCAAAAGAATATTCAATTTCGG AAAAAGAGGTTCTGCTTCTAA